From one Amycolatopsis sp. FDAARGOS 1241 genomic stretch:
- a CDS encoding oxidoreductase: protein MTKTWLITGSSRGFGRELARAVLQNGNRLVATARNPEQLADLVAEFGDRVRAIALDVTDPAAARAAVQAAVDAFGKLDVVVNNAGYANSAPIEEMPDDDFRAQIDANFYGVVNITKAALPVLRAQRSGHVVQFSSIGGRVGGSPGMGAYQAAKFAVEGFSEVLANEVAPFGVKVLIIEPGAFRTDWAGSSMRVDAVGADYEQSVGAMNRRREDSATWPGDPARAAKIILDVVDHDDPPRRLILGAAAVELAARSSAERAAEAEKWADVSRSADFPPGE from the coding sequence ATGACCAAGACCTGGCTCATCACCGGCAGCTCCCGCGGCTTCGGCCGGGAGCTGGCCCGGGCGGTCCTCCAGAACGGGAACCGGCTCGTCGCCACCGCTCGCAACCCGGAACAGCTCGCTGATCTCGTCGCCGAGTTCGGCGACCGCGTACGCGCGATCGCCCTCGACGTCACCGATCCGGCGGCGGCCCGCGCGGCCGTGCAAGCGGCGGTCGACGCGTTCGGCAAGCTCGACGTCGTCGTCAACAACGCCGGCTACGCGAACTCCGCTCCCATCGAAGAGATGCCCGACGACGACTTCCGCGCCCAGATCGACGCGAACTTCTACGGCGTCGTCAACATCACCAAGGCCGCGTTGCCGGTCCTGCGTGCCCAGCGTTCGGGGCACGTCGTGCAGTTCTCCTCCATCGGCGGCCGCGTCGGCGGTTCGCCCGGGATGGGCGCGTACCAGGCCGCGAAGTTCGCGGTCGAGGGCTTCTCGGAGGTGCTGGCCAACGAGGTGGCCCCCTTCGGGGTGAAGGTGCTCATCATCGAGCCCGGTGCCTTCCGCACCGACTGGGCCGGCTCGTCCATGCGCGTCGACGCGGTCGGGGCCGACTACGAACAGTCCGTCGGCGCGATGAACCGTCGCCGGGAAGACTCCGCCACCTGGCCCGGCGACCCGGCTCGCGCCGCCAAGATCATCCTCGACGTCGTCGACCACGACGACCCGCCCCGCCGCCTCATCCTCGGCGCCGCTGCCGTCGAGCTGGCCGCCCGCTCGTCCGCCGAACGCGCCGCGGAAGCCGAGAAGTGGGCCGACGTGAGCCGCTCGGCCGACTTCCCGCCCGGGGAGTGA